In Daphnia magna isolate NIES linkage group LG7, ASM2063170v1.1, whole genome shotgun sequence, a single genomic region encodes these proteins:
- the LOC116927588 gene encoding uncharacterized protein LOC116927588, translating into KMKINVNCIVAILMVITLMSVHANSIAARSLVPRADFTTSTTRDWAQVCLDLCKTGDGGVLCNCELVPIRHQ; encoded by the exons aaaatgaaaattaacgTGAATTGCATCGTCGCCATTTTGATGGTCATCACATTGATGTCCGTGCACGCTAATTCGATCGCCGCCCGTTCTTTAG TACCTCGTGCTGACTTTACAACTTCAACGACTCGTGACTGGGCCCAAGTGTGCCTCGATCTCTGCAAGACGGGCGACGGTGGAGTTTTATGCAATTGCGAGTTAGTTCCAATCCGACACCAGTGA
- the LOC116928033 gene encoding myosin-2 essential light chain, with product MAGYSEDQLADFQEAFQLFDQKGDGCVQVSQIGDILRALGQNPTESDVKKLTHNHRPEARVNFEVFLPILQAISKNRSADTAEDFIEGLRHFDKDGNGYISSAELRHLLTTLGEKLADDEVGELLNGHEDSQGNVNYEEFVRAVMSG from the exons ATG GCTGGATATAGTGAAGATCAACTTGCTG ACTTTCAAGAAGCATTTCAACTTTTTGACCAAAAGGGGGATGGTTGTGTCCAAGTATCTCAAATTGGTGACATCTTACGTGCTTTGGGGCAAAACCCAACAGAGTCAGATGTAAAGAAATTGACCCACAACCACCGTCCAG AGGCACGTGTTAATTTTGAGGTGTTCTTGCCAATCCTTCAAGCCATCTCCAAAAATCGTTCAGCAGATACAGCAGAAGATTTTATTGAAGGCTTGAGGCATTTTGATAAGGATGGCAATGGTTATATTTCATCTGCAGAACTCAGGCATCTTCTTACAACATTGG GTGAGAAATTGGCTGATGATGAAGTTGGGGAACTTTTGAATGGTCATGAAGATTCGCAAGGCAACGTCAACTACGAAGAGTTCGTTCGTGCCGTAATGAGCGGTTAG
- the LOC116926824 gene encoding spermine oxidase, giving the protein MQQQQQKTADVVIVGAGIAGLTAADHLRRNGVMNVVILEASSRYGGRLFTVPHGDAYLEYGANWIHGGSEENELFKLARQRALLNDTLNLENRTKGLFYTSAGQTIDGQLGEKCYQLFFDAEMEAGRLYRSDSRMKQRLANKSLLQYLEEVWQRLAEKEFGADLNDPIRQQAESVFRSMILYFRAHVGNDLALVPAILHGTFENVAEEDVKMPNGMRALVDEFYVNLPKGTIEFDTTVTGIFWSSNESGSGSSSTEWLDHPVKITTNHGVNWRAKHVICTLPLGVLKRSHDKIFHPPLPPLKVKAIETIGFGKVEKVFVEFDQPFWEPGFGGVKLAWTAEDLAEKLLPRDWYKVICSFEEVYRQPNVLAAWISGREAEAMLSLSEEEILETCTRLLRTFTANPGMVAPVRIIRSNWLNDPFFCGSYSYPTFHSSHRSFSDLATPIPCEKNPHVLFAGEATHDHYYSTLHAAHITGKREAERIIPFILQSNKHFLKHKL; this is encoded by the exons atgcagcaacaacagcagaaGACGGCCGACGTGGTGATCGTCGGCGCCGGCATTGCCGGATTGACAGCGGCTGACCATCTCCGCCGCAACGGTGTCATGAACGTCGTTATTCTCGAAGCATCCAGCAG ATATGGAGGCCGTTTATTTACGGTGCCCCATGGCGATGCTTACCTGGAGTACGGGGCTAACTGGATTCACGGTGGGAGCGAGGAGAATGAACTGTTCAAGCTTGCCCGGCAACGCGCTCTCCTGAACGATACTTTGAACCTTGAAAACAGAACAAAGGGACTCTTCTACACTTCAGCTGGACAGACCATCGATGGTCAACTAGGTGAGAAATGTTACCAGCTGTTTTTCGACGCGGAAATGGAAGCCGGGCGGCTCTACCGCTCCGATAGTCGCATGAAGCAGCGACTAGCCAACAAATCATTGCTCCAGTATTTGGAAGAAGTTTGGCAACGATTGGCCGAAAAGGAATTTGGCGCTGATTTGAACGATCCCATTCGCCAGCAAGCAGAGTCCGTCTTCCGCTCCATGATCCTCTACTTCCGTGCCCACGTTGGCAATGATTTGGCCCTTGTACCAGCCATTCTGCACGGCACTTTTGAAAACGTTGCTGAAGAGGACGTCAAGATGCCAAACGGCATGCGTGCTCTGGTCGACGAATTCTACGTCAACCTTCCAAAAGGAACAATCGAATTCGATACGACCGTCACCGGAATCTTTTGGTCGTCTAACGAGTCAGGCAGTGGATCATCTTCAACTGAATGGCTGGATCACCCAGTCAAAATCACTACGAATCATGGCGTCAACTGGAGAGCCAAGCACGTTATTTGTACGCTGCCACTAGGTGTGCTCAAGAGATCACATGACAAAATTTTTCATCCTCCTCTTCCACCATTGAAA GTCAAAGCCATCGAAACGATCGGATTCGGCAAGGTCGAGAAAGTCTTTGTCGAATTCGATCAGCCCTTTTGGGAGCCAGGTTTCGGTGGCGTAAAGTTGGCATGGACAGCTGAAGATTTGGCTGAGAAACTCTTGCCACGTGACTGGTACAAGGTCATCTGTAGCTTTGAGGAAGTTTATCGCCAGCCCAATGTTCTAGCTGCTTGGATTTCTGGCCGAGAAGCTGAAGCAATGCTTTCGTTGAGTGAGGAGGAAATATTGGAAACATGCACTCGTCTACTTCGTACCTTTACGGCCAATCCCGGAATGGTGGCCCCCGTCCGGATCATTAGATCCAACTGGCTCAATGATCCTTTCTTTTGTGGATCGTATTCCTATCCAACATTCCATTCTAGTCATAGGAGCTTCAG CGATTTAGCCACTCCAATTCCCTGTGAGAAAAATCCCCATGTTTTATTCGCTGGTGAGGCCACTCACGATCATTACTACTCGACGCTCCACGCTGCCCACATTACGGGAAAGAGGGAGGCAGAACGCATTATCCCGTTCATCCTGCAGTCAAACAAGCATTTCTTAAAGCACAAACTTTGA
- the LOC116926845 gene encoding calcium-binding mitochondrial carrier protein SCaMC-3 has protein sequence MRPANSVDTASEVVPHYSYELPIEEEERFEKLFRQLDVNGDGRIDILELSQSLHKHGVPDNLKESYATKFIQQSDLNQSGDVSLAEFIYYVREHEKKLQLLFTNLDTDKDGRIKVNELIAAFRDLGVAISRQEAAQLLKRIDKDGSLDIGFNEWRDFLLFHPTADLSEIINYWRHSTYLDVGECVAVPDDFTIQEMLSGMWWRHLMAGGMAGAVSRTATAPLDRLKVFLQVHGLNKFGSLVACARHMLHEGGVRSLWRGNGINVMKIAPESAIKFMAYEKLKQYIKSGSPTRDLGMYERFVAGSIAGCISQTTIYPLEVLKTRLSLRTTGQYRGIVDAAKKIYSREGASVFFRGYIPNLLGIIPYAGIDLAVYETLKKRWLRNHTDTEKPSVLILLGCGTISSTCGQIASYPMALVRTRLQAAVALQTVGGGPTAQLTMTGVFRTILATEGPAGLYRGITPNFLKVAPAVSISYVVYEHCRQAMAEALQKKMQQEVEKFKGIQKEYQTVISSRQQLDSQLTENNGVKEELSLLESDANVFKLIGPVLVKQDLEEARQNVNKRIDYITAETKRLEKTIEDLDKKQDTQREALGKLQQQLQQAQVKAAMKA, from the exons ATGCGTCCTGCCAATAGTGTTGATACTGCCAGTGAAGTCGTCCCACATTACTCATACGAGCTGCCAATTGAAGAGGAAGAGAGATTTGAGAAACTGTTTCGCCAGCTCGATGTTAATGGTGATGGAAGGATCGACATTCTTGAACTTTCACAATCTCTCCACAAGCATGGGGTGCCTGACAACTTGAAAGAGAGCTATGCAACG AAATTTATTCAACAATCTGACCTTAACCAAAGCGGGGATGTGAGCCTGGCAGAGTTCATCTACTACGTTAGAGAGCATGAGAAGAAACTGCAATTGCTCTTCACTAATCTGGACACAGACAAGGACGGCAGAATCAAAGTCAATGAACTTATTGCAGCCTTTAGGGACCTGGGCGTCGCGATTTCGCGTCAAGAAGCTGCTCAGCTGCTAAAAAG GATAGACAAAGATGGATCTCTAGACATTGGTTTCAACGAATGGCGAGACTTCCTGCTTTTCCACCCAACCGCCGACCTGAGTGAGATCATCAATTACTGGCGACATTCTACG TACTTGGATGTTGGCGAATGCGTGGCTGTTCCAGATGATTTTACCATACAAGAAATGCTATCCGGTATGTGGTGGAGACATCTTATGGCTGGAGGAATGGCTGGAGCCGTTTCTCGAACAGCAACCGCTCCTCTGGATCGTCTTAAAGTTTTTCTACAG GTTCATGGTTTGAACAAGTTCGGCTCTTTAGTGGCCTGTGCGCGCCACATGCTTCACGAGGGAGGCGTAAGGAGCTTGTGGCGAGGCAACGGTATCAACGTCATGAAGATCGCACCCGAGTCAGCTATCAAATTCATGGCGTACGAAAAATTGAAGCAATATATCAAATCGGGGTCGCCCACGAGAGATTTAGGCATGTACGAACGCTTCGTCGCTGGCTCTATCGCTGGATGCATCTCTCAAACCACCATCTATCCTCTCGAG GTATTGAAAACAAGGTTGTCGTTGAGGACAACCGGACAATATCGAGGCATAGTGGACGCTGCCAAAAAGATTTACAGCCGAGAAGGAGCATCTGTTTTTTTCCGTGGATACATACCCAATTTATTAGGCATTATCCCATATGCTGGCATTGACTTAGCTGTCTATGAG ACGCTAAAAAAACGTTGGCTACGAAATCATACCGACACGGAAAAACCAAGCGTGTTAATCCTATTGGGTTGCGGAACTATTTCATCTACTTGTGGTCAGATCGCCTCCTATCCAATGGCACTCGTAAGGACTCGACTACAGGCAGCTG TGGCACTTCAAACAGTGGGAGGTGGGCCAACGGCGCAGCTAACAATGACGGGAGTCTTTCGAACCATTTTGGCGACTGAGGGCCCTGCCGGACTCTACCGTGGCATTACCCCGAATTTCCTAAAAGTTGCCCCTGCAGTTAGCATCAGTTATGTTGTTTACGAGCACTGTAGACAGGC AATGGCTGAGGCACtccaaaagaaaatgcagCAAGAAGTTGAAAAATTCAAGGGTATTCAGAAAG AATACCAAACTGTCATCAGCTCCCGGCAACAGCTAGATAGTCAATTGACGGAAAACAATGGTGTTAAAGAGGAACTAAGTTTGTTAGAATCTGATGCTAATGTGTTCAAACTCATTGGCCCTGTGTTGGTAAAGCAAGATTTGGAGGAAGCCCGCCAGAATGTTAACAAAAGAATTGATTATATCACAGCagaaac GAAAAGGCTAGAAAAAACTATTGAAGACCTTGACAAGAAGCAAGATACTCAAAGAGAAGCACTGGGAAAACTTCAGCAGCAGCTTCAACAAGCACAAGTCAAAGCTGCAATGAAAGCATga